In the Oscillatoria sp. FACHB-1406 genome, GATCGGGATCGATTGTCTCCCCAGAAATGCTATCTTCGCCAGGAACCCAAGTCGTAATTTCGAGTTCGATCGCTTGACCGAGAGCCAAATTCATGGCTTCAACAAAGTTTCCCGCCCTTAAATGCTCCCGAAATTCGTCGCTTGCTGACATTGGTTTGTCCCCAGTGAAGTTCATTCTGAAGTGTATCAAATATTCAATTCGACATCACTAACCGGACAAGCCCTTTCTTTATACTGCGTGCCAAAAATCGATCGCGTCGTACCCCAACTCTCCCAGCATTCGATACAGCAAGGGCAAACTCAAACCAATGACGTTGCTGTGACAGCCTTCTAGCTTCTCCACGAACAACCCGCCCTTCCCATCGAGGGCGAAGCATCCGGCGCAGTTGAGCGGTTCGCCGCTGGCAACGTAAGCTTTAATGGCGCGATCGCTAATATCGGCGAAGTGGACGCGAGTAATCCCACAACGCACGATCTGCCGCCCCCGCGCCAAATCGAGCAGCGCGTGTCCGGTATAGAGCGTTCCCACTGTACCGCGCATTTTCTGCCAGCGCGCGATCGCTTCCTCGGGCGATTCGGGCTTACCGTGAATTTCTCCGGCTACCGCCAAAACCGAATCGCACCCCAAAATCAGAGCTTCTTCAAATTGGGGGGCGACGGTTTCCGCTTTGCAGCGCGCCAAGACTTCGACTAACTCCACCGGATCCCGCGATTGCACTTGGGACTCATCGAAGTCGCTTTTGCAGACAATCGGCACGATTCCCGCCAGTTCTAACAACTGTTTGCGAGCCGGAGAAGCCGAAGCGAGAACAAATTTTGGCACTGGTAACTCCGCAAATTCAACGCTTAATACACCGAGAAGGACTTCGCGCTCGCTTCAAACTGCTCTTTAACGTTCTCCCAACGCTCTTCTGCCGCAGAAAGGTTAAAGGTATAAAGTTTGCCGCGATTCACCGCTACCGTTGCAATATTATGCCGTTGCTGGGCATCCGGAAGCTCAACGGCGTATTCAAGAATGTAATAAGGTTTAGCATCGACTTCGTAGGAACCGGCGCGCAAAAACTCCGTTGTGCGTCCTTGGGGAGCCGTAGAATTGGTTTGCTTGAGGAAGCGGTATCCGACCTCCGTTGGCGTTCCCAGGCTTTCCAGCGTTTTACCTTCGGGAATGTCGCTAACGATCAAACTTAAATTTTCCGATCGCTCGATAATATCCCGAAATACCACATCCACGCCTTCCGAAGCGCCTTGTACCTCTACCGGAACCCAGCCGTTCGGGTACAAGAATTGATAGCCTTTAATGTTATCGGCGTATTTTTGCAGGCCGCTTACCCCTGTCACACAACCGGTTAAGCCAAGGCAGGTTACGAGAACGAGCGACAGCAGCCACGCTCTCACTCTTTTTTCAATTTCCTTCATTGATTAAGTTTGAACTTTGAATTTTGAATCGTGCTGGCTCTAATGTCCTCTCTGAGAGCGTCTCCGAATCGAGCGCCCTTACAAAGAGGTTGGGAACTCTTGAATGATCCCCAACGGGATTAGCTTCCTGCTGAAGCTAAGAAAGCGACAGCGATTAATCCGCCCACTAAAACTAAACCGACCGCCCCTAAGATGAGAGTATTGCGCTGTTCGGTTTTACTGCTGGCCTTGGCTTGATACATTTTGGGTTCGATCGCAAAATTGTTTAAGCGTCCGCCATCTTCTTCGGTATAGGGCATTTTAAATTAACCTTTGTACGACAGAAATGTATTATTTCTTAATAATCATACGATTTTAAGGGCGATCGAGCAAGACAGCACTTTAACAGTCACTCCTCACCCCTCATCATTTATTAGCGCAACGGACTGCCGTGATGGTGAACGAGATACCACTGCTGCGCCATCTTCCGAAAAATGTTGGTTGCTAAGGATTGAGCTTCAAAGCGGCGACCGCCGACAATTTGTAGGACTTTTTCGACGAGAACAACGTAAGCGAGGTCTTCTTCAACTTCAATCGAAATCGTCTCAGCTTCGATCTTGAGATAGCTACTACCGGCTAAGATACGCTGCCAAGAATTGCGAACATTCTGCCAACCCGCGATCGCTTTTCTGCCGGGATGGATGCAAGTAATGCTCGTTCCTTGCGACCAGACCTTACCCATTGCTTCTAAGTCCTTATTCTCAAAAGCACGATAAAATGCTTCGTTTGCTGCGATGACATCAGCTTTATC is a window encoding:
- a CDS encoding Maf family nucleotide pyrophosphatase, whose amino-acid sequence is MPKFVLASASPARKQLLELAGIVPIVCKSDFDESQVQSRDPVELVEVLARCKAETVAPQFEEALILGCDSVLAVAGEIHGKPESPEEAIARWQKMRGTVGTLYTGHALLDLARGRQIVRCGITRVHFADISDRAIKAYVASGEPLNCAGCFALDGKGGLFVEKLEGCHSNVIGLSLPLLYRMLGELGYDAIDFWHAV
- the psbP gene encoding photosystem II reaction center PsbP produces the protein MKEIEKRVRAWLLSLVLVTCLGLTGCVTGVSGLQKYADNIKGYQFLYPNGWVPVEVQGASEGVDVVFRDIIERSENLSLIVSDIPEGKTLESLGTPTEVGYRFLKQTNSTAPQGRTTEFLRAGSYEVDAKPYYILEYAVELPDAQQRHNIATVAVNRGKLYTFNLSAAEERWENVKEQFEASAKSFSVY
- a CDS encoding ssl1498 family light-harvesting-like protein, with protein sequence MPYTEEDGGRLNNFAIEPKMYQAKASSKTEQRNTLILGAVGLVLVGGLIAVAFLASAGS
- a CDS encoding nuclear transport factor 2 family protein codes for the protein MTTDKADVIAANEAFYRAFENKDLEAMGKVWSQGTSITCIHPGRKAIAGWQNVRNSWQRILAGSSYLKIEAETISIEVEEDLAYVVLVEKVLQIVGGRRFEAQSLATNIFRKMAQQWYLVHHHGSPLR